The Phycisphaeraceae bacterium genome segment TGCGAGAAGATTCTTCCTCATGATGCGTGCTTCCTCCATCGAGTGTGTTCGTCCCGCGCCGACCGGCAACGCACCTGTTGGCACGAGCAGCCATTCCCCGGAACACGCAAAGTGGCGTAGAGATGAGTCCCCTCTCTTTGCGTGTCCGGAGCATACCGCGCTCGTGCAGGAAAGGAACACCAAATCTGCCGGATTGTCCAAGAAAACCACGCCTCGGCTGCTGTGAGGGGATTGCCGGAGAGTCACGGCGTCCCCCAGGTTACCCATTTTCGCGCGGGGAGATGTGCTGGTGATCGACAGTCCGACCCACCCTCGGTTCCGTGGAACGCGGCTCCCGGAGCCGTTCAGGATGGCCTGCAACGCACCATGAAAAACGACCTCCCCGACAGTCGTCGGAGAAGGTCGTCACTCTACTCGCGGATGATGGTTTGTGAGAGGAGACACCCGCGATGAAGAAGAAGCGTCTGATTCAGCCGCGACGGCGACGTCGTGCGGTCAGCCCCGCGAGTCCGAGCAGCGCCAGCGCGCCGGGGGCGGGAACTTCCTCGTAGTAGATGGTCCCGTTCCACACCCGCGGCTGGAAGACTGACGGTCCGAACGCCGCATTGGTGGCGGAGCCGAGCGCGATCGTCAGGTCCGCGTTGCCGAAGTTCTGGTTGCCGCCCGTGCCGTTGGTGTATTCATGGCCGCTGGTGGCGGTGCCGTTGTGCAGGGCGCGCAGCGCCATGCCGTAGGTGCCCGGCCCGAGCACGAAGTCCGTCACGTTGATGAAGGCGGGGTTGTTCACTCCCGCGCCGTTGCCGGAGCCGCTTGAGGTCAGCGTCCAGGCGCCCTGGTTCAGTTCGAAGCCGGAGTGTCCGCCCACGCGGGTGTACACATCCATGGCGATGGTGTCGCTCGGTCCGGCGGTGTTGTTGATGTCGAAGCCGGTGATGCGAATGCCATTGCTGTTCAGCACGGTGACGGTGAAGTACACCATGCCGCCATTGCTGCCGCGGTTGTTGCTGGCGAACAGCGTCGTCAGCGACCCTGCTGCGGCCGAGCCGGTCGCCAGGGCGGCGACGGCCATGCCAATCCACGTTCGAATGTTCATTCTACGACCTCCTCTGCTCTGCGTTGAAGCGAACGGAACGCCCGCGCGACATGGCGGGCGTGAAGGAACACGCTCCACAGGCAGTTGGAAGGCAGGTACCCCACCTGCACCAGCCGCCTCCCCCGGAAGCGACCGGTCGTCCGCGCGATCAGTTGGCATCCCCGGATCGCGCTGCGGCACGACCCTCGATCAGGTGATATTGAACCACAATCGGGACGGCTTGCAAGCCCCCGGTCACGGTTTTGTGGGACATTTCACAAGTTGCTGACGGATGGACATTTGCGAGTGCGCCCCGCGATCCACCGTCGGCACGAATCAACGCCGCAGATCGTCCACATCCACCGGAGGAGCGCCATCGCTCGATTCCGTCGCTTCCTTCGGCGTTCTGTCTGCGCCGTCTGACGCGCCGGTGGGTGAAGCGTCCGGGGCTGTCATCGGCTTGCCCCCCAGCAGCGCCCACACGTCGGCGAAGTAGAGCCGCGCATCCTCCCGCGCCTGGGCGGGCACATCGACAGCCCGGCTGACGATCTCGATCGTCGGACCTTGCTTCCCTTCCACCAGGCGGATGGTGTGCTGCAACGTCCGCTCCTGTCGCTGGGGATTGCCGAGCGGGATGATGACGTCGCGTCGAATCTGTCGGTGAAGTTCAATGCGTGCGTCGGCCTCATCCGCGTGGACGTGGTTGTGGACGGTGAACCAGTCGTGGTGGTAGCCGGGGTTGTTGGCGGATGCGATCATCGCCGCCCACACCTGCGAGGGCTCGTGCCCGGGGTACGCCTCGCGCACCGTGGTGCAGCCGACCAACGTCAGAGCGACCACCGCGGAAAGGAGCATCGAGAGCCGTGTGAGCATGGCGTTTCTCCGTCGTGAACGATACCCGCGAGCCGGACCAGCGGCGCTTTCCCGTTATCGACCATCCCCGCAATGAACCTGAACGGGGATGGCTGATGGGCACGAGCCGCAGGTCAAGAGCCGGCGATTGCCCCTTCCCATCCGCCCCCGGGCATGGTACAGTCCACTATGCCCATCTCACACGGTTCCGCGCGCCACGGCGGGGATTCATCCTCCGGCTTTCTTGCCCAATTCGGCCCGTCCAAGGAGACGACCGAGTTCTATTCGCCTGTTCCCCCCGGCTACCAGCGAGGACGCCACAAGTACGTCGCGGTGTTCGGCACGGTCATGTCCGGGCTGGGCAAGGGCATCTTCTCCTCGTCGCTGGCGAAACTCCTCAAGGACAAGGGTCTGACCGTCGCCCCCATCAAGATGGAGGGCTACCTGAACATCGACTCGGGCACACTCAACCCCTACCGGCACGGCGAGGTGTTCGTGCTCGATGACGGCACCGAGTGCGACATGGACCTGGGCACCTACGAGCGCATGCTCGACCAGAACCTGTCGCGTCAGAACTTCGTCACCAGCGGACAGATCTACACCGAGATTCTCGAGCGCGAGCGCCGGGGCGAGTACCTCGGCCGCGACGTGCAGATGATCCCCCACGTCACCGGTGAGGTGAAACGCCGCCTGCGGCAGCTGGCCATGACGGGCGGGCCGGACAAGGGGCCGGTGGACGTGGTTTTCGTCGAGGTCGGCGGCACCGTCGGCGACTACGAGAACGGCTTCTACATCGAGGCCCTGCGCGAACTGGCGTTCGAGGAGGGCGAGAACTCGGTCTGCTTCGTGGCGCTGACGTACATCATCGAGCCGCCCATCCTGGGTGAGCAGAAGTCCAAGGCGGCGCAGCTTGGCATCAAGCGGCTGATGGAGGCCGGCATCCAGCCGCACCTCGTCGCCTGCCGGGCGCAGAACCCCGTCGGCGAAGTGGTGCGCCAGAAGATGGCCATGTTCTCCAACGTGCCGATGAAGCGCGTCTTCTCCATGCACGACCGCGAGTCGATCTACACCATCCCGGGCGCCATGCGGCTGGAAGGGCTTGACCGCGAGATCCTCTCCATTCTCGACCTGCACGACCGCGTGGACCCCGCGGTGGAAGACCGCGCCCGAGCCCAGTGGGAGGAGTACGCACGCCGCATCGTCGCCCGCAAGCGGCACAAGGTGACGCTTGGCATTACAGGCAAGTACGCCGCGCTGCGCGACGCCTACGCCTCCATCGAGAAGGCCATCGAGCATTGCTCCACGCACCTGGGGGTGGAGGTGGAGGAACGCTGGATCGACACAACGGAGATAGACCCCGCTACCGCCGCCCGCACGCTCAGCGGTGTGCATGGCGTGATTGTCCCGGGCGGGTTCGGGCAGCGCGGCGTGGAGGGCAAGATCGCCTGTGTGCAGTACGTGCGCGAGCAGGGCATTCCCTACCTGGGCATCTGCCTTGGCATGCAGGTGGCGGTCATCGAGTACGCCCGAAACGTGCTGGGGCTGCGCGGCGCCAACTCGATGGAGTTCGACCCCCGCGCGCCGTACCCCATCATCTCCGAGCTGCCCGAGCAGAAGAAGATCGAGGGGTTGGGCGGCACCATGCGCCTGGGGGCGCAGGACGTGCAGATCGAGGAAGGGTCGCTGGCCCACTTCCTGTTCGGCTCGACATGGGTGCGTGAGCGATTCCGGCACCGATACGAGGTGGACCCCGCCTACGTGGATCAGCTCCAGCAGGCGGGCCTGAGATTCTCAGGACGGCACCCGAAGCAACCCATCATGCAGGTGATGGAGCTGCCGCGCGAGGCCCACCCGTTCTTCATCGCCTCGCAGTTCCACCCGGAACTGACGAGTCGTCCGCTTCACCCGCAGCCGATGTTCATGGGCTTCCTGGCGGCGGCGATCGCGCGAGCCAACCCAACCCTGGCCCCGCAGGAGATTTCGGAGCGCTGGCTGCGCCCGCGCCCTCGTGAGGCCGCGCTGGCCGCGGCGGGGTGAGAGTCGGGGCTCCGGCGCTGTCGCTGACCGGGGTGAGCTCCCGGCGGCATCCATGTCAATCCAGGTAATCTGACCCCGCACGGCGAGTTCGCCCGTGGATGCGTGATTTCCTCTTGCAATTTTATTTATTTCGGTTATCACCAAGCCAGACCGCGTGCAACGGTGACCTTGTGGGCTCGCCGTCCGGGGGAGAACCAGCGGCTGCGCGGCGCAGTGCAGTGAGGAGAGACATCATGAGAGTTCTGGCGACGACACTCGCCGCGCTCTGCCTGGCCGGCAGCGCGACGGCGGACATCCTCGACGACTTCGAGGATGGCAGCATGAGCGAGTACCTGATTGGGTCAGGCACCTTCAACAACGCCAACATCTCCGGCGCACATGCCCACGATGGGGCGCTGGGGCTTGGATTCCTGCAAGGGTCCGGCCCGATGTTCTACTACCGCAACGATGTAACCACGTCGGCGGGCAACCGATACTTCGCCTACGTGCGCTCGAACGTCGGCTCAGCCGGCGGCGCCGCGGCAGGTCGCGTCTACATGGGCGTGGACGCCGGACCTGGCGGGGCAATTACCGCGGTGTTCGCGCCGAACACGCCAGCCACCGGCCTGCTGCTTCAGAACAACAGCGGCTGGGGCTTTGTCACCGTCGGCCAGGTGGCGGCCAACTACGCCGCCAACACGTGGTACCTGCTGGAACTCAACTGGGTCGGCGTGGGCCAGATGCAGGCCCGCGTGTGGGATGAGACTGGCAACACCCTCATCGCCGACACGGGTGTGCTGGGCGTTCCCTCTCTTGGCGGAGGCGGCCTCGCCCTGCGCGGGTTCACCACCGGCACCGCAGCCCTCAACTCCATCGACACGATCTACGAGAACGCCATTCCCGCTCCCAGCGTGCTGGCGCTTCTGGGCCTGGCCGGACTGTCCATTCGTGGTCGGCGTCGTCAGTAGACCTGGACGCGGCATTCGATCGGTGTGCCCTGCAATGGCCCCTGTCGTTGGACGGGGGCCTTTTTGTTCGTCAACTTCCGTGCGATCGAGCATTCACCGACGCCCCGGTTTTCTCGGGACGGATGATGGCTCAGGATGTGAACCCATGAGCGCGGTTCGGATCGCCAGTCAACGACCACGCGGAAATCTCCGAATCGTGTCTTGCATCACGGTGTGGTCGTCGGTAGGATGGCTCGCGTGGAGATTCCCGACGCCGCGCGTGCGGCCGGGAGAAGTGGTTTGAATGTGCGGACCTTCTCGTCGTCCGCCGCAGTTGAGGAGGAAGTCACGATGAGGAAACTCCTGTGCAGCGCCCTGTTGGGCGCGGCGATGTCGTCTCTCACCGCATCCGCCATCGCTGGCGGCGGTTTTCTCGAAACCGCCCCGTCCAACAACGGCAGCGGCGGCGTGTTCATGGACCTGACCCCGCTCGGCCCGTCCCTGAGGGTCACTTCATTTGACGTGTCCTACACGGGCACATCGGGCACCAACGTCGACGTGCAGGTGTGGACGCGCCCGGGCAGCTACGTCGGGTTCACCGGCGGCAGCGGCGGGTGGACGCTCACCCAGACCGTGGTCGGCACCCGCGGTGGAACGACGGTGTGGACGCCGCTCGTCCTGACCACGCCGATCCTGCTTCAGGCCGGTGAAACCACCGCGGTGTACCTGCACTGCGTCACGGCGGGCGGCGGCATCCGTTACACGGGCACCACCGCGCTGCCGCCGCAGACCACGTGGGAGAATGGCGACCTGCGGCTCTTCAGCGACGTGGCCCGCACGGGTGATATCGCTTTCGGTGGAACCCTGTTCACGCCCCGCACCTTCTCAGGCCGCGTTCACTACGAACTGGTTCCCGCGCCGGGCGCGATCG includes the following:
- a CDS encoding CTP synthase, giving the protein MPISHGSARHGGDSSSGFLAQFGPSKETTEFYSPVPPGYQRGRHKYVAVFGTVMSGLGKGIFSSSLAKLLKDKGLTVAPIKMEGYLNIDSGTLNPYRHGEVFVLDDGTECDMDLGTYERMLDQNLSRQNFVTSGQIYTEILERERRGEYLGRDVQMIPHVTGEVKRRLRQLAMTGGPDKGPVDVVFVEVGGTVGDYENGFYIEALRELAFEEGENSVCFVALTYIIEPPILGEQKSKAAQLGIKRLMEAGIQPHLVACRAQNPVGEVVRQKMAMFSNVPMKRVFSMHDRESIYTIPGAMRLEGLDREILSILDLHDRVDPAVEDRARAQWEEYARRIVARKRHKVTLGITGKYAALRDAYASIEKAIEHCSTHLGVEVEERWIDTTEIDPATAARTLSGVHGVIVPGGFGQRGVEGKIACVQYVREQGIPYLGICLGMQVAVIEYARNVLGLRGANSMEFDPRAPYPIISELPEQKKIEGLGGTMRLGAQDVQIEEGSLAHFLFGSTWVRERFRHRYEVDPAYVDQLQQAGLRFSGRHPKQPIMQVMELPREAHPFFIASQFHPELTSRPLHPQPMFMGFLAAAIARANPTLAPQEISERWLRPRPREAALAAAG